In Gemmatimonadetes bacterium T265, one DNA window encodes the following:
- the glyQS gene encoding glycine--tRNA ligase: MPPASTQPDVMDKLVSLCKRRGFIFQSSEIYGGTGSVWDYGPLGVELKKNVKDRWWQSMVRMRDDVEGLDAAILMHPRVWEASGHVAGFVDPLVDCKACKGRFRADKLEDARCPRKPSRHPGEFEQCELTAPRQFNLMFKTFMGPLEDSAAVVYLRPETAQGIYVNFLNVQQSTRQKVPFGIAQIGKAFRNEITPGNFTFRTREFEQMEMQFFVDPESDHMAWFEYWKAERMQWMLSLGLSEGRLHFHRHTPEELAHYARAAFDVQFDFGGTLGFQEIEGVHHRGDFDLSRHQEYSGKKLEYFDQVANRRYVPYVVETSVGADRVTLAALVNAYREEDVPGEAEGRVVLGLHPALAPTKAGVFPLVKKDGMPEFAHRLADELRRDVPVFYDDSGAIGRRYRRQDEVGTPFCVTVDGRTLEDGTVTVRDRDTLAQDRVAADRVRGVIAERLAA, translated from the coding sequence ATGCCCCCCGCCAGCACCCAGCCCGACGTCATGGACAAGCTCGTGTCGCTCTGCAAGCGGCGCGGGTTCATCTTCCAGTCCTCCGAGATCTACGGCGGGACGGGCTCGGTCTGGGACTACGGCCCGCTAGGCGTCGAGCTGAAGAAGAACGTCAAGGACCGTTGGTGGCAGAGCATGGTCCGCATGCGCGACGACGTCGAGGGGCTCGACGCGGCGATCCTCATGCACCCGCGCGTGTGGGAGGCGAGCGGGCACGTGGCGGGGTTCGTCGATCCGCTCGTCGATTGTAAGGCGTGCAAGGGGCGCTTCCGCGCCGACAAGCTCGAGGACGCGCGCTGCCCGCGGAAGCCGAGCCGGCACCCGGGCGAGTTCGAGCAGTGCGAGCTCACCGCGCCGCGGCAGTTCAACCTCATGTTCAAGACGTTCATGGGGCCGCTCGAGGATTCAGCGGCGGTGGTCTACCTGCGCCCGGAGACGGCGCAGGGGATCTACGTGAACTTCCTCAACGTGCAGCAGAGCACGCGGCAGAAGGTCCCCTTCGGGATCGCGCAGATCGGGAAGGCGTTCCGCAACGAGATCACCCCCGGGAACTTCACGTTCCGGACGCGCGAGTTCGAGCAGATGGAGATGCAGTTCTTCGTCGACCCGGAGTCGGACCACATGGCGTGGTTCGAGTACTGGAAGGCGGAGCGCATGCAGTGGATGCTGTCGTTAGGCCTGAGCGAGGGGCGGCTCCACTTCCACCGGCACACGCCCGAGGAGCTCGCGCACTACGCGCGCGCGGCGTTCGACGTCCAGTTCGACTTCGGCGGCACGCTCGGCTTCCAGGAGATCGAGGGCGTGCACCACCGCGGCGACTTCGACCTCTCGCGACACCAGGAGTACTCGGGGAAGAAGCTCGAGTACTTCGACCAGGTCGCGAACCGCCGCTACGTGCCGTACGTGGTCGAGACGAGCGTCGGCGCGGACCGCGTGACGCTCGCGGCGCTCGTGAACGCGTACCGCGAAGAAGACGTCCCGGGCGAGGCCGAGGGGCGGGTCGTGTTGGGGCTGCACCCCGCGCTCGCGCCGACCAAGGCGGGCGTCTTCCCGCTCGTGAAGAAGGACGGGATGCCCGAGTTCGCGCACCGGCTCGCCGACGAGCTGCGGCGCGACGTGCCGGTGTTCTACGACGACTCGGGGGCGATCGGGCGCCGGTACCGGCGGCAGGACGAGGTCGGGACGCCGTTCTGCGTGACCGTCGACGGGCGGACGCTCGAGGACGGGACGGTCACCGTGCGCGACCGCGACACGCTCGCGCAGGACCGCGTCGCCGCGGACCGGGTGCGTGGCGTGATCGCGGAGCGGCTCGCGGCCTGA